The Chryseolinea soli genome contains a region encoding:
- a CDS encoding DUF6089 family protein: MKRLATLTLISVIGMPLLGYSQSFNLLRQDRNFLVSIGSGTANYYGEMVNPGEFGKLKPNIALGAEYYLNSRISARAELTWFQLSGDDKKANDSRKLRNLSFTANCIEFSALGAINLSPMGLRFYQRSTLNFHAFVGIGLLYFNPKANYQGHSYALQPLQTEGVKYSRIQPVIPLGLGARVKLNPFFNILVEAGYRITFTDYLDDVSARKYPAPATLKSDLSRALSDRRGELGPVNTNDTDGIRGNPDKKDGYFITNITLQYYLPVTLFENSDRKLYNRKRKAYYRRPRSR; the protein is encoded by the coding sequence ATGAAAAGGTTAGCTACCCTCACCCTAATCAGTGTTATAGGAATGCCCTTACTGGGGTATTCCCAAAGCTTCAACTTACTGCGCCAGGATCGAAACTTCCTGGTGAGCATTGGTTCGGGCACTGCTAACTACTATGGGGAAATGGTAAACCCAGGTGAATTTGGCAAACTAAAGCCCAATATCGCCCTTGGCGCAGAGTACTACCTCAACAGCCGTATCAGCGCGCGGGCAGAACTCACCTGGTTCCAATTGTCGGGCGACGATAAAAAAGCAAACGACAGCCGGAAGCTGCGCAACCTCTCGTTCACAGCCAATTGCATAGAATTCAGCGCCTTAGGGGCGATTAACCTGAGCCCTATGGGCCTGCGTTTCTATCAGCGGTCTACGCTTAACTTTCATGCTTTCGTCGGGATCGGCCTTCTATACTTCAACCCCAAGGCCAATTACCAAGGCCATTCCTATGCACTCCAGCCCTTGCAAACGGAAGGTGTCAAGTATAGCCGCATCCAGCCGGTTATACCCCTCGGCCTGGGAGCCCGTGTAAAGTTGAACCCCTTCTTCAATATCCTGGTGGAAGCCGGATATCGCATCACGTTCACCGATTACCTGGACGACGTAAGCGCGCGGAAATACCCTGCCCCAGCCACCTTGAAAAGTGACCTTTCGCGGGCGTTGTCTGATCGACGGGGAGAGCTCGGCCCTGTGAACACCAATGACACCGATGGCATCCGGGGAAATCCGGATAAAAAGGATGGTTATTTTATCACCAACATCACTTTGCAGTATTATTTGCCTGTGACCCTGTTCGAGAACTCCGACCGGAAGCTCTATAACCGGAAACGCAAGGCATATTACCGCAGACCAAGAAGCCGGTAA
- a CDS encoding chloride channel protein, translating into MRREYSLKFKKLKRIPALVLASVTIGVLSALLTDTLKLVTEHYEGQLYDRFLEHNALIIALPFAGFIAILLLRHFLFRNTVNKGMREAMDCLSARTKYLPAYKIPSHYFNGFLTVIFGGSTGIEVSTVVATATVGSLSSQKTTWLKRYKNELICAGIAAGITALFNAPLAGVVFAMEVFAQKINKRHLLSTGAAAFTAYAVNLGLGDEPVFRLTVTHWNTFAMPYFVLLGVLAGVFSTLLTRSIVWVKDFSQIIENTFVKILLVSAVISVFIFMFPNLYGEGYSSINAMENSPVTTQALLSLALVLMIKPVVTSLTLSAGGDGGVFAPSLFMGAFLGFLMASLLNTYFHAGVVPVNFIVIGMAALLSGSIHAPLTSIFLLCAVTGNYTLFVPIVVASVVAKIVARLILPYTVYSYSPVYRK; encoded by the coding sequence ATGCGAAGAGAGTATTCCCTGAAATTTAAGAAACTGAAGCGTATCCCGGCCCTCGTATTGGCGTCGGTGACGATCGGCGTGCTGTCGGCCTTGCTCACGGATACCTTAAAGCTGGTGACGGAGCATTATGAGGGACAACTGTACGACCGCTTCCTGGAACACAACGCCCTGATCATTGCCTTGCCCTTTGCGGGCTTTATTGCCATTCTGCTCCTGCGTCACTTCCTTTTCCGGAACACGGTCAACAAAGGCATGCGCGAGGCCATGGACTGTTTATCGGCCCGGACAAAATATTTACCTGCGTACAAAATTCCTTCGCATTATTTTAATGGCTTTCTAACGGTGATCTTTGGAGGCTCTACAGGCATCGAAGTGTCTACCGTGGTGGCTACCGCTACCGTTGGTTCTCTATCCAGTCAAAAAACCACCTGGTTGAAACGGTATAAGAACGAGTTGATCTGTGCGGGCATCGCCGCCGGGATCACGGCGCTGTTCAATGCGCCCCTGGCAGGCGTTGTGTTTGCTATGGAAGTGTTCGCACAGAAGATAAACAAACGTCACCTGCTGAGCACTGGGGCGGCGGCCTTCACGGCCTATGCTGTGAACCTTGGCTTAGGCGACGAACCTGTGTTCCGCTTGACAGTAACGCACTGGAATACGTTCGCTATGCCCTATTTTGTCCTGCTCGGTGTACTTGCGGGAGTCTTTTCGACGTTGCTGACGCGATCCATTGTGTGGGTAAAAGACTTTTCACAGATCATTGAAAATACCTTCGTAAAGATCCTGTTGGTGTCGGCGGTCATTTCAGTCTTTATTTTCATGTTCCCCAATTTGTATGGTGAAGGATACTCCTCCATCAATGCCATGGAGAACTCACCCGTTACCACGCAGGCGTTGCTAAGCCTTGCCTTGGTGCTGATGATCAAACCCGTGGTGACCTCGCTTACGTTGAGCGCAGGCGGTGACGGTGGTGTATTTGCTCCCAGCCTGTTCATGGGCGCCTTCCTCGGCTTTTTGATGGCTTCCCTGTTGAATACCTATTTTCATGCCGGCGTTGTACCTGTCAATTTCATCGTCATCGGCATGGCGGCCTTGCTGAGCGGAAGCATACACGCACCCCTCACCTCGATCTTTCTGCTGTGTGCCGTGACGGGAAATTATACACTCTTTGTTCCGATCGTTGTCGCCTCGGTGGTGGCCAAGATCGTGGCCCGGCTTATCCTTCCTTATACCGTATACTCTTATTCCCCGGTGTACCGGAAGTAA
- a CDS encoding ABC transporter ATP-binding protein produces MLRATNIEKSYGALPVLRGIDLQIGKGEVVTIVGASGAGKSTLLHILGTLDTPDKGKVFIQDKDVFSQSARNLAAFRNKSIGFVFQFHNLLPEFTALENVIIPGLIGGRSDREVKERGLSLLDRLGLHERMHHKPSELSGGEQQRVAVARAMINAPDLILADEPSGNLDSHNAIELHNLFFKLRTEIGQTFVIVTHNESLATMADRKIELKDGRIKAA; encoded by the coding sequence ATGCTTCGGGCCACGAATATTGAAAAGTCATATGGCGCCCTGCCGGTATTGAGGGGGATCGACCTGCAGATCGGCAAGGGAGAGGTGGTCACCATCGTTGGCGCTTCCGGCGCCGGCAAAAGCACCTTACTTCACATCCTCGGCACGTTGGACACACCCGACAAGGGCAAAGTGTTCATCCAGGACAAGGATGTCTTCAGCCAGTCGGCGCGGAACCTCGCAGCCTTTCGAAACAAGTCTATCGGCTTTGTGTTCCAATTTCACAACCTGCTACCGGAATTCACGGCACTGGAGAATGTGATCATTCCCGGCCTCATCGGTGGACGCTCCGATCGGGAAGTGAAAGAAAGGGGCCTGTCGCTCCTGGATCGGTTGGGCTTGCACGAACGCATGCATCACAAACCGTCGGAGCTCTCCGGAGGCGAACAACAACGCGTTGCTGTGGCCCGCGCCATGATCAATGCACCCGACCTCATCCTGGCCGACGAACCCAGCGGAAACCTCGACTCGCACAATGCTATCGAGTTGCATAATTTGTTTTTCAAGTTGAGGACGGAAATCGGGCAGACCTTTGTGATCGTTACCCACAACGAGTCGTTGGCTACTATGGCCGACCGGAAAATTGAATTAAAAGATGGCCGCATCAAGGCCGCGTGA
- the sucC gene encoding ADP-forming succinate--CoA ligase subunit beta: MNIHEYQGKEILKKYGVTIQRGIVADTPDSAIQAAKELQAETGTKWFVVKSQIHAGGRGKGKVKETGSHGVVLAKNITEVPDKVKAILGGTLVTHQTGPEGKKVNKVLIAEDVYYPGESEPKEYYMSILLDRSKACPVIMASTEGGMNIEEVAETHPEKIIKEWIDPAIGLQAFQARKIAFALGWEGNAFKEGVKFIGSLYNAYLGLDASMFEINPLLKTSDNRILAVDAKVNLDDNALYRHKDLAELRDITEEDPLEVEAGKAGLNYVKLDGNVGCMVNGAGLAMATMDIIKLSGGEPANFLDVGGGANAETVEAGFRIILKDPNVKAILINIFGGIVRCDRVANGVVEAYKKIGDIHVPIIVRLQGTNAEEGAKIIEQSGLKVFSAIVLKDAAQRVKEVLA; this comes from the coding sequence ATGAACATCCACGAATATCAGGGCAAGGAGATTCTCAAGAAATACGGGGTAACCATTCAACGCGGCATCGTGGCCGACACACCGGATAGCGCTATTCAGGCAGCCAAAGAGTTGCAGGCCGAAACCGGTACGAAATGGTTTGTGGTGAAGTCCCAGATACATGCCGGTGGCCGTGGAAAAGGAAAAGTAAAGGAAACGGGTTCTCATGGCGTGGTGCTTGCCAAAAACATCACGGAAGTGCCCGATAAAGTAAAAGCCATTTTGGGCGGCACCCTGGTGACCCATCAAACCGGGCCGGAAGGCAAAAAAGTAAATAAAGTGCTCATCGCCGAAGACGTATACTACCCCGGCGAAAGCGAGCCAAAGGAATATTATATGAGCATCCTGCTGGATCGCTCCAAGGCTTGTCCCGTGATCATGGCCTCCACCGAAGGGGGTATGAACATCGAGGAAGTAGCCGAAACCCACCCGGAGAAGATCATCAAAGAATGGATTGACCCGGCCATTGGCTTGCAGGCTTTCCAGGCCCGCAAGATCGCTTTTGCCCTGGGCTGGGAAGGCAATGCCTTCAAAGAGGGTGTGAAATTCATTGGCTCCCTCTACAACGCCTACCTGGGCCTGGATGCCTCCATGTTCGAGATCAACCCCCTCTTGAAAACCTCCGATAACCGCATCCTGGCCGTCGATGCCAAGGTGAACCTGGACGACAATGCCTTATATCGTCACAAGGACCTGGCGGAACTAAGAGATATCACCGAAGAAGATCCGTTGGAAGTGGAAGCAGGCAAAGCCGGCCTCAACTATGTGAAGCTCGACGGTAACGTGGGCTGCATGGTGAACGGCGCCGGCCTGGCCATGGCGACCATGGACATCATCAAATTATCCGGCGGCGAGCCCGCTAACTTCCTGGACGTGGGAGGTGGAGCAAACGCCGAAACCGTAGAAGCAGGCTTCCGGATCATCCTGAAAGACCCCAATGTGAAAGCTATCCTCATCAACATCTTTGGCGGCATCGTGCGTTGCGACCGGGTTGCCAATGGTGTGGTCGAAGCGTATAAAAAGATAGGCGATATCCATGTGCCTATTATCGTAAGATTGCAGGGAACGAACGCCGAAGAAGGAGCAAAGATCATCGAACAATCGGGCCTGAAAGTGTTTTCGGCCATTGTTCTAAAAGACGCGGCGCAGCGGGTCAAGGAGGTTTTGGCCTGA
- a CDS encoding phospho-sugar mutase, giving the protein MNDLLERVRAKAQTWLDSPAIDDATKAEVKALLAKPDPKELIDNFYKDLEFGTGGLRGIMGAGSNCMNKYTVGVATQGLANYLNKNFTGKKITVAIAHDSRNNSRFFAETAAAVLSANGVDVYLFAELRPTPLLSFAIRYLNCQSGIVITASHNPKEYNGYKAYWTGGAQVVPPHDKNIIQEVNAITSFGQVRFVADAARIHTIGPEVEKAYYEEVKKLIPNPEVIARHRDIPLVYTSLHGAGITMVPECLRQIGFTNIQLVDEQKVPDGNFPTVPSPNPEEKSAMEMVIKKGKAANATMVMATDPDTDRVGIGVRKTDGEFILLNGNQAFCLMMYFILKNQKDKKNAYIAKTIVTSELVDTMAKDLGIACYNTLTGFKYIAELMGKLEGKQRFIAAGEESYGYMVGDFVRDKDAVSACAFFAAMAASATDEGKSVYDWLIDMYVSFGYYKEALVNVTKKGQQGEQEIKAMMEKFRGNPPAEIAGSKVERLLDYKTLKEKNLLSGQTSTLDFPASDVLQFYLQDGSKLSVRPSGTEPKIKFYVSVHAPLKSKEDFAKVDAVLENKIKQLEAYLLSV; this is encoded by the coding sequence ATGAACGACCTTCTTGAACGCGTGCGCGCGAAAGCACAAACCTGGCTGGACAGTCCCGCCATCGACGACGCCACCAAGGCCGAAGTGAAAGCCCTCCTCGCCAAGCCCGATCCGAAAGAGCTGATCGATAATTTTTATAAGGACCTGGAATTTGGTACCGGCGGCCTGCGTGGCATCATGGGTGCAGGTTCCAACTGCATGAACAAATACACGGTAGGTGTCGCCACCCAGGGCCTGGCCAACTACCTGAACAAGAATTTCACCGGCAAGAAGATCACCGTGGCCATCGCCCACGACAGCCGGAACAACAGCCGTTTCTTTGCCGAAACCGCCGCCGCCGTACTCTCCGCCAACGGGGTGGATGTATACTTGTTTGCCGAATTGCGCCCTACCCCGCTGCTGTCGTTTGCCATCCGGTATTTGAATTGCCAGTCGGGCATTGTGATCACGGCTTCACACAATCCGAAGGAATATAACGGCTATAAAGCCTATTGGACCGGTGGCGCGCAGGTTGTGCCGCCCCACGACAAGAACATCATCCAGGAAGTCAATGCCATCACCTCCTTCGGGCAAGTGCGCTTTGTAGCCGATGCCGCGCGCATCCATACCATCGGACCGGAAGTGGAGAAGGCCTATTATGAAGAGGTGAAAAAACTTATCCCGAACCCGGAGGTCATTGCGCGTCATCGCGACATCCCGTTGGTGTACACCAGCCTCCACGGTGCGGGCATCACCATGGTGCCGGAATGTTTGCGCCAGATCGGTTTCACCAACATTCAATTGGTGGATGAGCAGAAAGTGCCCGACGGCAATTTCCCCACGGTGCCCTCGCCCAACCCCGAAGAAAAATCAGCCATGGAAATGGTCATCAAGAAAGGAAAGGCAGCCAACGCCACCATGGTGATGGCCACCGACCCCGACACTGACCGCGTGGGCATCGGCGTGCGCAAAACCGACGGCGAATTCATCTTGCTGAACGGCAACCAGGCGTTCTGCCTCATGATGTATTTCATCCTCAAAAATCAAAAAGACAAAAAGAACGCCTACATCGCCAAGACCATCGTGACCAGCGAACTGGTGGACACCATGGCGAAGGACTTGGGCATCGCGTGCTACAACACACTGACCGGTTTCAAATACATCGCCGAGCTCATGGGCAAGCTGGAAGGAAAACAACGCTTTATTGCGGCCGGCGAAGAAAGCTATGGCTACATGGTGGGCGACTTCGTGCGCGACAAAGACGCCGTATCGGCCTGCGCCTTTTTTGCTGCGATGGCGGCGAGTGCAACGGACGAAGGCAAGTCGGTGTATGACTGGCTGATCGATATGTACGTGAGCTTTGGCTACTACAAGGAAGCGCTCGTGAACGTGACAAAGAAAGGCCAGCAAGGCGAACAGGAGATCAAGGCCATGATGGAAAAATTCAGGGGCAACCCTCCTGCAGAAATTGCGGGCAGCAAAGTGGAACGCCTGCTGGACTACAAAACGCTGAAAGAAAAAAATCTTCTCAGCGGTCAAACGTCAACACTCGATTTCCCTGCATCGGATGTACTACAATTCTATTTGCAAGATGGCAGCAAGCTTTCGGTACGGCCTTCGGGAACGGAGCCGAAGATAAAATTCTATGTCAGCGTTCATGCTCCTCTGAAATCGAAGGAAGACTTTGCGAAAGTGGACGCTGTGCTTGAGAATAAGATAAAGCAACTGGAAGCCTATTTGCTCTCCGTATAA
- a CDS encoding rod shape-determining protein codes for MNFNFFRNKSVAIDLGNNNTVVSDTQKVLLAQPSYIVFDNETNAVKAVGNKAYSMFEKSHEELRPVKPLRGGVIADYDSASKMIREMLAQASMQSSFLGGYDHMIAGIPYYTTEVERRALRDALGQFNSRHSYMVYEPLAAALGIGLNIREPDGKMLIDIGGGITEIVVISLSGVAAFQSLKVAGDTFDEQIQDHFRRAYNMAIGLKTAEQIKINVGAAIDKIPDVPQPMMVRGKDLIEGLPVTRAINHSEVAFVLEKSVGAIEHCVVQTLETCPPELAADIYHNGIHISGGSAMLRGLRERFEAKLKLPVHVDPQALLSVSKGIAQTLKDTKKYQGILLQ; via the coding sequence ATGAATTTTAATTTTTTCAGAAACAAGAGCGTCGCCATAGACCTCGGCAATAACAATACGGTAGTAAGCGATACCCAGAAAGTGCTTTTAGCGCAGCCATCTTACATCGTCTTCGACAACGAGACGAATGCCGTCAAAGCCGTCGGCAACAAGGCCTATAGCATGTTCGAAAAGAGCCATGAAGAACTGCGGCCCGTAAAACCTTTGCGCGGCGGTGTCATTGCCGACTATGACTCTGCCAGCAAAATGATCCGCGAGATGCTGGCCCAGGCCTCCATGCAATCTTCGTTTCTCGGCGGCTACGACCACATGATCGCCGGCATTCCCTATTACACTACCGAAGTAGAACGCCGCGCGCTCCGCGATGCGTTGGGACAATTCAATTCGCGACATTCCTACATGGTATACGAACCGCTGGCGGCCGCCCTGGGCATCGGCCTGAACATCCGTGAACCCGATGGGAAGATGCTCATCGACATCGGCGGGGGCATCACCGAGATCGTCGTGATCTCTTTGTCGGGAGTGGCTGCTTTCCAATCCCTCAAGGTGGCTGGCGATACGTTCGATGAACAGATCCAGGATCACTTCCGCAGGGCCTACAACATGGCCATTGGTCTCAAAACTGCCGAGCAGATCAAGATCAACGTGGGTGCGGCCATCGATAAAATTCCGGATGTGCCTCAACCCATGATGGTGCGTGGCAAAGACCTTATCGAGGGCCTTCCCGTAACCCGTGCCATCAACCACAGCGAAGTGGCGTTTGTGCTTGAAAAATCCGTGGGCGCCATCGAGCACTGTGTGGTGCAGACGCTGGAAACGTGTCCTCCCGAATTGGCTGCCGACATCTATCACAACGGCATCCATATTAGCGGCGGCAGCGCCATGTTGCGCGGCCTGAGAGAACGGTTCGAAGCCAAATTGAAGCTCCCGGTGCACGTCGATCCGCAAGCACTACTCTCCGTGAGCAAGGGGATCGCACAAACCTTGAAGGATACCAAAAAGTATCAAGGCATTTTGCTGCAATAA
- the trpS gene encoding tryptophan--tRNA ligase, with amino-acid sequence MARILTGIQSSGRPHLGNLLGAIIPAIELSRKPGNDSFFFIADLHSLTTVKDTETRVANVRAVAAAWLAFGFDTEKNYLYRQSRIPEVCELTWYLSCLTPYPMLANATSFKDKAEKLSDVNAGIFTYPVLMAADIILYDANFVPVGKDQRQHLEIARDVASNFNNTFGETFVLPEAKIEESVMTIPGTDGQKMSKSYGNIIDIFLPDKELLKVIKTIKTDSTPMEAPKNPDGDNVFAIYKLLGTPEQTEDLRQKYLAGNFGYGHAKQALFELIVEKFKKEREAFNYYMSNIDALEAKLSEGEAKARKIAFEVLDRVRKKLGSR; translated from the coding sequence ATGGCCAGAATTTTAACGGGTATTCAAAGCAGCGGACGTCCTCATTTAGGCAATTTATTGGGGGCCATCATTCCCGCCATTGAACTTTCACGAAAGCCCGGCAACGACTCCTTTTTCTTTATTGCGGACCTGCATTCACTCACCACCGTCAAAGACACCGAAACCCGCGTGGCCAATGTGCGCGCCGTGGCGGCCGCTTGGCTGGCCTTTGGTTTTGATACGGAGAAGAACTATCTGTATCGCCAGTCGCGCATTCCCGAAGTGTGTGAACTGACGTGGTACCTGAGCTGTCTCACGCCCTATCCGATGCTGGCCAATGCCACATCGTTTAAAGACAAGGCCGAAAAACTCTCGGACGTAAACGCCGGGATCTTCACCTACCCTGTGCTGATGGCGGCGGACATTATTTTGTATGATGCCAACTTTGTGCCCGTGGGCAAGGACCAACGCCAGCACCTGGAAATCGCGCGCGACGTGGCCTCCAACTTCAACAACACCTTTGGCGAAACCTTTGTGCTTCCCGAAGCCAAGATCGAGGAAAGCGTGATGACCATTCCCGGCACGGATGGCCAGAAGATGAGCAAGTCGTATGGCAACATCATCGACATTTTTCTGCCCGACAAAGAGTTGCTCAAAGTGATCAAGACCATCAAGACCGACAGCACGCCCATGGAAGCGCCCAAGAATCCCGACGGCGACAATGTGTTTGCCATCTACAAATTGCTGGGCACACCCGAGCAAACCGAAGACCTGCGCCAAAAATACCTGGCCGGCAACTTTGGTTATGGCCACGCCAAGCAGGCGCTGTTTGAGCTGATCGTGGAGAAATTCAAGAAAGAACGTGAGGCATTCAACTACTATATGAGCAACATCGATGCCCTGGAAGCCAAGCTGTCGGAAGGTGAGGCAAAGGCCCGTAAGATCGCCTTTGAGGTGCTGGATCGCGTACGCAAAAAATTAGGTTCCCGCTAA
- a CDS encoding DinB family protein: MIPFLQSLHKIFDRDIAKMEAEISQYPTEESIWNIDGAIKNPGGNLCLHLCGNLQHYIGAVLGGTDYKRNRDLEFSAKNVSRHDLLAEIQRTRQAVATTLERLDPNLLEKDYPAPVFDYAMTTSFFLIHLSAHLGYHLGQINYHRRLCAASS, encoded by the coding sequence ATGATTCCCTTTCTCCAATCCCTCCACAAAATCTTCGACCGCGACATCGCCAAAATGGAAGCCGAGATAAGCCAATATCCCACGGAAGAATCCATCTGGAACATCGATGGCGCCATCAAAAACCCCGGTGGCAATCTTTGCCTCCACCTTTGTGGCAACCTGCAACACTATATCGGTGCCGTGCTGGGCGGCACGGACTATAAACGCAACCGCGATCTTGAATTCTCCGCCAAAAATGTCTCACGCCACGATCTGCTCGCCGAGATCCAACGCACCCGCCAGGCCGTTGCCACGACCTTAGAAAGGCTGGATCCGAACCTGCTTGAAAAAGACTATCCCGCACCCGTTTTCGACTACGCCATGACCACGTCCTTTTTCCTTATTCACCTGTCGGCGCACTTGGGCTATCACCTCGGACAAATCAATTATCACCGCCGGCTTTGTGCTGCGTCTTCGTGA
- the mtaB gene encoding tRNA (N(6)-L-threonylcarbamoyladenosine(37)-C(2))-methylthiotransferase MtaB, with translation MKKVAFYTLGCKLNYSETSTISRLFEEKGHKKVDFTDTPDIFIINTCSVTENADKKCHKIVREARSISPDAYVAIIGCYAQLKPKEIAEIPGVDAVLGAAEKFRLVELLDGFVRQPQAQVFASDIEKANRFNTSYSLHDRTRTFLKVQDGCDYSCTFCTIPLARGNSRSDSIANIVKTAEEIATTEVREIVLTGVNTGDFGLQEGKRVERFVDLIKALDQVEGIDRFRISSIEPNLLTDEIIAFVSQSQRFVPHFHIPLQSGSNKVLKLMKRRYLRELYHDRVNTIKSRMPHCCIGVDVIVGFPGETDEDFLETYQFLNELNISYLHVFTYSERENTPAASMSGKVPAHVRAERSKMLHILSDKKRRKFYEENLEREATVLFENDVEEGMMHGFTENYIRVVAKYDPVLVNELRKVKLLQIQAKGLVEVEDAVSEVHLH, from the coding sequence ATGAAAAAAGTGGCTTTTTACACGCTGGGATGCAAACTCAACTACTCGGAGACCTCCACGATCTCGCGTTTATTTGAGGAAAAAGGCCATAAAAAGGTCGATTTCACCGACACGCCCGACATTTTCATCATCAACACCTGCTCCGTCACAGAGAACGCCGACAAAAAATGCCATAAGATCGTGCGCGAGGCCCGCAGCATATCGCCCGATGCCTATGTGGCCATTATCGGGTGCTATGCCCAATTGAAGCCCAAAGAAATTGCCGAAATACCCGGCGTGGATGCTGTGCTGGGAGCCGCCGAAAAATTCAGGCTGGTGGAATTGCTGGACGGCTTTGTCCGTCAACCACAAGCCCAGGTGTTTGCTTCCGATATTGAAAAAGCCAACCGGTTCAACACCTCCTACTCACTCCACGACCGTACCCGCACTTTCTTAAAAGTACAGGACGGATGCGACTACTCGTGCACCTTTTGCACCATCCCCCTGGCCCGCGGCAACAGCCGCAGCGACAGCATCGCTAACATCGTGAAAACCGCCGAAGAGATCGCCACCACCGAAGTGCGGGAGATCGTACTCACCGGGGTGAACACGGGCGACTTCGGACTCCAGGAAGGAAAACGTGTGGAACGATTTGTTGATCTCATCAAAGCACTGGACCAGGTAGAAGGCATCGACCGCTTCCGGATCTCTTCCATTGAACCGAATTTGCTCACCGACGAGATCATCGCTTTTGTGTCGCAGTCGCAGCGATTTGTTCCGCACTTCCATATTCCGTTGCAATCCGGTTCCAATAAAGTATTGAAGTTGATGAAGCGCCGCTACCTGCGCGAGCTTTACCACGACCGCGTGAACACCATCAAGTCGCGCATGCCTCACTGCTGCATCGGCGTTGACGTGATCGTTGGATTTCCCGGCGAGACCGACGAAGATTTTCTGGAGACCTATCAATTCCTGAACGAACTGAACATATCGTACCTCCACGTATTCACGTACTCCGAAAGAGAAAACACACCCGCAGCTTCCATGTCTGGAAAAGTGCCGGCCCACGTGCGTGCAGAGCGCTCGAAGATGTTGCACATTCTTTCGGATAAAAAGCGCCGGAAATTCTATGAAGAAAACCTGGAGCGCGAAGCCACCGTGCTTTTCGAGAACGATGTGGAAGAGGGCATGATGCACGGCTTCACGGAGAACTATATCCGCGTCGTCGCCAAGTATGATCCCGTGTTGGTAAATGAGTTGAGGAAAGTAAAACTCCTTCAGATACAAGCGAAAGGACTGGTGGAAGTGGAAGATGCCGTGTCTGAGGTGCACCTGCATTGA
- the hppD gene encoding 4-hydroxyphenylpyruvate dioxygenase, protein MNEDFLPLLGTDHIELYVGNAKQATLFYQHCMGFQLVAYAGPETGVRDRASYVLQQNKIRLVLTTSLVKDSYISDHVRTHGDGVKVLALWVDDARKSFYETTQRGAQPDREPTVLKDEFGEVVISSIKTYGETVHTFVERKNYKGPFLPGYKPRKNLVQTEPIGLLYIDHCVGNVGLGEMNKWVKFYEDVMGFKLLITFDDEDISTEYSALMSKVVSNGNGYVKFPINEPAQGKKKSQIEEYLDFYNSAGVQHIAIATDDIIYTVGELRRRGVEFLYVPEQYYTDVMARVGTIQEDLDELKKLNILIDRDEEGYLLQIFTKPLQDRPTVFFEIIERNGAKSFGKGNFKALFEAIEREQALRGNL, encoded by the coding sequence ATGAACGAAGACTTTCTTCCCCTGCTGGGCACCGACCATATCGAACTGTATGTGGGCAACGCCAAGCAAGCCACCTTATTCTACCAACACTGCATGGGCTTTCAACTGGTTGCCTATGCTGGCCCCGAGACGGGCGTCCGCGACCGCGCCTCCTATGTGCTGCAGCAAAACAAGATCCGGCTCGTGCTCACCACGTCGCTGGTAAAAGATTCCTACATTTCCGATCACGTGCGCACGCATGGCGACGGCGTGAAAGTGCTGGCCCTCTGGGTAGACGACGCGCGCAAATCGTTTTATGAAACCACGCAACGCGGCGCCCAACCCGACCGGGAACCCACGGTGCTGAAAGACGAGTTTGGTGAAGTGGTGATCTCCTCCATCAAAACCTATGGGGAGACCGTGCACACTTTTGTGGAACGGAAAAATTACAAAGGCCCGTTCCTGCCGGGTTACAAGCCCCGTAAAAATCTCGTGCAGACCGAGCCCATCGGCTTGCTCTACATCGACCACTGTGTGGGCAACGTCGGGCTGGGCGAAATGAACAAGTGGGTAAAATTCTATGAGGACGTGATGGGCTTCAAGCTGCTCATCACATTCGATGACGAAGACATTTCCACCGAATACAGCGCCCTCATGTCGAAGGTGGTCTCCAACGGCAACGGCTATGTGAAATTTCCCATCAACGAACCCGCCCAAGGCAAGAAGAAATCGCAGATCGAAGAATACCTCGACTTCTACAACAGCGCGGGCGTGCAACACATCGCCATCGCCACCGACGACATCATCTACACCGTCGGCGAACTGCGACGCCGGGGCGTGGAATTTTTGTATGTGCCCGAGCAATATTATACTGATGTGATGGCGCGGGTGGGCACCATACAGGAGGACCTGGACGAATTGAAAAAGCTCAACATCCTCATCGACCGCGACGAGGAGGGCTACCTGCTGCAGATCTTTACCAAGCCTTTGCAAGACCGGCCCACGGTGTTCTTCGAGATCATTGAGCGCAACGGGGCCAAATCGTTTGGCAAGGGAAATTTCAAGGCCCTCTTTGAAGCCATCGAACGCGAGCAGGCGTTGCGCGGCAATCTCTAG